The following are encoded in a window of Flavobacteriales bacterium genomic DNA:
- the thiL gene encoding thiamine-phosphate kinase, which translates to MPDTPSRTELSALGEFGLIERLASRIQLQHTSSVKGIGDDAAVIDAQGLHQVVTTDMLVEGVHFDLSYAPLKHLGYKAIVVNLSDVYAMNATPRQVTVALALSNRFPVEAVDELYAGMLLACEKYGVDLVGGDTCSSRSGLVIAVTAIGAARPEDIVYRSGARDHDLLVVSGDLGGAYMGLQILEREKAVFTETGAQPDLAGHDYILERQLKPEARRDIIDLLKQLNVRPTSMIDISDGLASEAIHLARGSGLGVRLYDEKLPIDPSTHGTALDFNLDPTTCALNGGEDYELLFTIAQADFDKLKGNPNLTVVGHMTDKASGYRLVDKQGSEHELTAQGWDAFLKRD; encoded by the coding sequence ATGCCCGACACTCCTTCCCGCACCGAGCTCTCCGCCCTGGGCGAATTCGGCCTCATCGAACGCCTCGCCTCGCGTATCCAGCTGCAGCACACCTCCTCAGTGAAGGGCATCGGCGATGATGCGGCCGTGATCGACGCCCAGGGTCTGCACCAGGTGGTCACCACCGACATGCTGGTGGAGGGGGTCCATTTCGACCTCAGCTATGCGCCTTTGAAGCATTTGGGCTACAAGGCCATCGTGGTGAACCTCAGCGATGTCTACGCCATGAATGCCACTCCCCGGCAGGTGACCGTGGCGTTGGCCCTCAGCAACCGTTTCCCCGTGGAGGCCGTGGATGAGCTGTATGCGGGCATGCTGCTGGCCTGCGAGAAATATGGTGTGGACCTGGTAGGCGGCGACACATGCAGCAGCCGCAGCGGGCTTGTCATCGCCGTCACGGCCATCGGGGCGGCACGGCCGGAGGACATCGTGTACCGCAGTGGAGCGCGGGACCATGACCTGTTGGTGGTGAGCGGCGACCTGGGCGGCGCTTACATGGGCCTGCAAATTCTGGAGCGCGAAAAAGCTGTTTTCACCGAGACCGGTGCCCAGCCCGACCTTGCCGGACACGACTACATCCTGGAGCGGCAACTCAAGCCTGAGGCGCGGCGCGACATCATCGATCTGCTGAAACAATTGAACGTCAGGCCCACGTCGATGATCGACATCAGCGATGGACTGGCCAGCGAGGCCATCCATCTTGCCCGTGGCTCGGGCCTGGGCGTGCGCCTCTACGATGAAAAGCTGCCGATCGATCCATCCACCCACGGCACCGCACTCGACTTCAACCTGGACCCCACCACTTGCGCGTTGAACGGAGGCGAGGACTATGAACTGCTCTTCACCATCGCACAGGCGGACTTCGACAAGCTCAAGGGCAACCCGAACCTGACCGTGGTGGGGCACATGACCGACAAGGCCAGCGGCTACCGCCTGGTGGACAAGCAGGGCAGTGAGCACGAGTTGACCGCGCAGGGCTGGGATGCCTTCCTGAAGCGCGACTAG
- a CDS encoding iron-sulfur cluster assembly accessory protein: protein MIKVSESAKAEVTKLLGMEGRGSDHFVRVGVKGGGCSGLMYDLDFDDQLKDGDKVFEDNGVKVVVDKKSLLYLLGTTLDFSGGLNGKGFQFVNPNANRTCGCGESFSI from the coding sequence ATGATCAAAGTCTCTGAGAGCGCAAAAGCCGAGGTCACCAAGCTCCTCGGCATGGAAGGCCGCGGGTCAGACCACTTCGTGCGTGTAGGCGTGAAGGGCGGCGGTTGCAGCGGCCTGATGTACGACCTGGACTTCGACGATCAGCTGAAGGACGGCGACAAGGTTTTCGAGGACAACGGGGTCAAGGTCGTCGTGGACAAGAAGAGCCTGCTCTACCTGCTGGGCACCACGCTCGACTTCAGCGGTGGCCTCAACGGCAAGGGTTTCCAATTCGTGAACCCCAATGCGAACCGGACCTGCGGTTGCGGGGAAAGCTTCAGCATTTGA
- the sufB gene encoding Fe-S cluster assembly protein SufB yields the protein MAQDTDDILREVTEKEYAYGFVTDIESEKAPKGLNEDIVRFISAKKNEPDWMLEWRLEAFRLWQKMEEPDWAHVHYPKIDYQNAYYYSAPKKKPTLNSLDEADPELVKTFEKLGISLEEQKRLVGVAVDVVFDSVSVKTTFKETLKQKGIIFCAFSEAVHEHPELIKKYLGSVVPRTDNYFAALNSAVFSDGSFCYIPPGVRCPMELSTYFRINEAMTGQFERTLLIADEGAYVSYLEGCTAPIRDEHQLHAAVVELVALKDAEIKYSTVQNWYPGDKEGKGGIYNFVTKRGLCLGDRSKISWTQVETGSAITWKYPSCVLKGDDSIGEFYSVAVTNNRQQADTGTKMVHIGKGTRSTIVSKGISAGLSNNSYRGLVKIGRGAKGARNFSQCDSLLLGDRCGAHTFPYIESENPSAMVEHEATTSKIGEDQIFYLNQRGIETEKAVSLIVNGYCKEVLNQLPMEFAVEAQKLLAVSLEGSVG from the coding sequence ATGGCACAAGACACCGACGACATCCTCCGCGAGGTCACCGAGAAGGAATACGCCTACGGTTTCGTCACGGACATTGAGAGCGAGAAGGCGCCCAAGGGCCTGAACGAGGACATCGTGCGTTTCATCAGCGCCAAGAAGAACGAGCCCGATTGGATGCTCGAGTGGCGCCTGGAGGCCTTCCGCCTGTGGCAGAAGATGGAGGAGCCCGATTGGGCCCACGTGCACTACCCCAAGATCGACTACCAGAACGCCTATTACTACAGCGCGCCCAAGAAGAAGCCCACGCTCAACAGCCTGGATGAAGCCGACCCTGAATTGGTGAAGACCTTCGAGAAGCTGGGCATCTCGTTGGAAGAGCAGAAACGCCTGGTGGGCGTGGCGGTGGACGTGGTGTTCGACAGCGTGAGCGTGAAGACCACCTTCAAGGAGACGCTCAAGCAGAAGGGCATCATCTTCTGCGCGTTCAGCGAGGCCGTACATGAGCACCCCGAACTGATCAAGAAGTACCTCGGCAGCGTGGTGCCCCGCACGGACAATTACTTCGCCGCGCTCAACAGCGCCGTATTCAGCGATGGGAGCTTTTGCTACATCCCGCCGGGCGTGCGTTGCCCCATGGAGCTGAGCACCTACTTCCGCATCAACGAGGCCATGACGGGCCAGTTCGAGCGCACATTGCTGATCGCCGATGAGGGCGCGTACGTGAGCTACCTCGAAGGCTGCACCGCCCCCATCCGTGACGAGCACCAGCTGCACGCCGCCGTGGTGGAACTGGTGGCCCTGAAGGACGCCGAGATCAAGTACAGCACCGTCCAGAACTGGTACCCCGGCGACAAGGAGGGCAAGGGCGGCATCTACAACTTCGTCACCAAGCGCGGACTCTGCCTGGGCGATCGCAGCAAGATCAGCTGGACGCAGGTGGAGACCGGCAGCGCGATCACGTGGAAGTACCCCAGCTGCGTGCTCAAGGGCGATGACAGCATCGGCGAATTCTACAGCGTGGCCGTGACCAACAACCGCCAGCAGGCCGACACCGGCACCAAGATGGTCCACATCGGCAAGGGCACCAGGAGCACCATCGTGAGCAAGGGCATCAGCGCGGGCCTCAGCAACAACAGCTACCGCGGCCTGGTGAAGATCGGCAGGGGCGCCAAGGGCGCACGCAACTTCAGCCAGTGCGATTCGCTCCTGCTCGGCGACCGCTGCGGCGCGCACACCTTCCCCTACATCGAAAGCGAGAACCCGAGCGCGATGGTGGAACACGAAGCCACCACGAGCAAGATCGGTGAGGACCAGATCTTCTACCTCAACCAGCGGGGCATCGAGACGGAGAAGGCCGTGAGCCTGATCGTGAACGGCTACTGCAAAGAGGTGCTCAACCAGTTGCCGATGGAATTCGCGGTGGAAGCGCAGAAGTTGTTGGCGGTGTCGCTGGAGGGATCGGTGGGCTGA
- a CDS encoding DUF2905 domain-containing protein — MRRALILLGLLILLIGLLWPWLTQGNWWRWFGRLPGDIRIEREGFSFYFPIVTMIVISVVISAVLWVVRRG; from the coding sequence ATGCGCCGTGCACTCATCCTCCTCGGCCTATTGATCCTGCTGATCGGCCTGCTCTGGCCGTGGCTCACCCAGGGCAACTGGTGGCGCTGGTTCGGACGCCTGCCGGGGGATATCCGGATCGAACGCGAAGGCTTCAGCTTCTACTTCCCGATCGTGACGATGATCGTGATCAGCGTGGTGATCAGCGCCGTGCTTTGGGTGGTGAGGAGGGGGTGA
- a CDS encoding tetratricopeptide repeat protein has protein sequence MIALRKVSASNCGVDEQGQPSMVRALRPIVFIALLGADCLGGSTLFAQKVARIDSIEQVISSAKHDTTRIAAMLALGEAIYMTDPDRNWELSAQALTEVERALRRSGMGATERRAMRRLKALASNNKAVSHFIYGELDSALTLFRDAEEIYKRVGPATREADALNNQGLVYGVLGNVPEQRRCLITALQVYEREGDEVNAAKARINMGNHLREQGHPDSALHYFGQALADFERLRSDHGVASCVLNIGQALAQQGKPVPAMEHLLRCEVMFEALGDVRGLAVCLNNIASIQMDLGATVEALQYLHRALELNTMIGAKAEQATNQLNIGGLLERQGYVDLATERFEQCLLLYTAIGDQVGLTIVHGQLGDLLKKSGSMDQAAVHFNEAVRLAEGIGHPSELANAKYKLAHFKKDLGDLAAAMHLFHQALELDLSTDDKSSTSQTQSSIAELHLKLADNAAAIEWAGKALATARVAGYPKDLLRAAGALHEALVRKGRWREAVEMLQLYHQMKDSVKNAEQAKQVLRLQLEHVFHHKQLADSLAHQAQLEELEHERQVAELRSRQARDRSWAMAGGLIVLAVGGGTIFRLDRKRRKERHARQAAHLQMRLLRTQMNPHFLFNALHGLHGYIQENERELATAFLARYTRLMRLVLEHSRQDDITLAEEMEAQRLYLELEQERMNGRFQHQIEVDPSIDPDQVLVPPLVIQPLLENAIWHGISPKQGMGRIQVKVTRHDQYLRFAVQDNGVGREHGCQNDTVRHGRTSLGTTITRERLTLIGQRHGMDADLVVMDLEQGTRVEVRLPYAQTDG, from the coding sequence TTGATAGCGTTGAGGAAAGTTAGTGCATCCAATTGTGGTGTTGACGAACAGGGCCAGCCATCCATGGTGAGAGCTCTTCGTCCAATAGTCTTCATAGCGCTATTGGGTGCTGATTGCCTTGGCGGATCCACCCTTTTCGCACAAAAGGTCGCCCGTATCGATTCCATCGAACAGGTGATCTCCTCCGCCAAGCATGATACGACCCGGATCGCCGCCATGCTGGCCCTTGGCGAGGCGATCTACATGACGGATCCCGACCGCAACTGGGAATTGTCAGCTCAGGCATTGACCGAGGTGGAACGTGCGTTGCGGCGTTCAGGAATGGGAGCCACGGAGCGAAGGGCCATGCGGCGGTTGAAGGCGCTCGCATCGAACAACAAGGCCGTTTCACATTTCATCTACGGCGAACTTGACAGCGCATTGACATTGTTCCGCGATGCGGAAGAGATCTACAAGCGCGTCGGTCCGGCAACGAGAGAAGCGGATGCATTGAACAACCAGGGGTTGGTGTACGGGGTGTTGGGGAATGTTCCGGAACAACGCCGTTGCCTGATCACTGCGCTACAGGTCTATGAGCGGGAAGGGGATGAAGTGAACGCGGCCAAGGCACGGATCAACATGGGCAACCATCTGAGGGAGCAGGGCCACCCCGATAGTGCGCTGCACTATTTCGGACAAGCGTTGGCGGACTTCGAAAGGCTGAGGTCCGATCACGGCGTTGCGAGCTGTGTGTTGAACATCGGGCAGGCCTTGGCCCAACAGGGCAAGCCGGTCCCTGCCATGGAGCATCTTTTACGCTGTGAGGTCATGTTTGAAGCGTTGGGTGATGTACGCGGCCTCGCCGTGTGTCTCAACAACATAGCCTCCATCCAAATGGATCTCGGTGCCACGGTCGAAGCGCTTCAATACCTCCACCGTGCGCTGGAACTGAACACGATGATCGGCGCGAAGGCCGAGCAGGCCACCAACCAATTGAATATCGGTGGATTACTTGAACGCCAGGGTTACGTGGACCTTGCGACGGAGCGATTCGAGCAATGCTTGTTGCTGTATACTGCAATTGGGGACCAGGTGGGTTTGACGATCGTCCATGGTCAGCTTGGTGACCTCTTGAAAAAGAGCGGGTCCATGGATCAGGCCGCGGTCCATTTCAACGAGGCCGTCCGGCTTGCCGAGGGCATAGGCCACCCCAGTGAACTGGCCAATGCCAAGTACAAATTGGCGCACTTCAAGAAGGACCTTGGTGACCTGGCAGCCGCCATGCACCTCTTCCATCAAGCCCTGGAACTGGATCTCAGCACCGACGACAAGTCTTCCACATCGCAAACCCAGTCGAGCATTGCAGAGTTGCATTTGAAACTGGCCGACAACGCTGCGGCCATCGAGTGGGCTGGCAAAGCACTGGCTACCGCCAGGGTCGCTGGTTATCCCAAGGACCTACTACGGGCTGCTGGTGCATTGCATGAAGCACTGGTCCGGAAGGGACGGTGGCGGGAGGCCGTGGAGATGCTGCAACTGTACCATCAGATGAAGGACAGTGTGAAGAACGCCGAACAGGCGAAGCAGGTGCTCAGGTTGCAACTGGAGCATGTTTTCCACCACAAGCAACTGGCCGACAGCCTCGCTCACCAGGCGCAATTGGAGGAACTTGAACATGAGCGCCAGGTGGCCGAGTTGAGGTCCAGGCAAGCGCGCGATCGTTCCTGGGCCATGGCGGGTGGTTTGATCGTGCTGGCCGTTGGTGGCGGTACCATTTTCCGGCTGGACCGCAAACGCAGGAAAGAGCGTCACGCGCGCCAAGCCGCGCACTTGCAAATGCGCCTGCTGCGGACGCAGATGAACCCCCACTTCCTGTTCAACGCCCTGCATGGCCTGCACGGCTACATCCAGGAGAACGAGCGGGAGCTGGCCACGGCCTTTCTGGCCAGGTACACCCGCCTGATGCGGTTGGTGCTGGAACATAGCCGGCAGGACGACATCACCCTGGCGGAAGAGATGGAAGCGCAGCGCCTTTACCTTGAGTTGGAGCAAGAGCGCATGAACGGCCGCTTCCAGCATCAGATCGAGGTGGACCCAAGCATTGACCCCGACCAGGTGCTGGTGCCGCCGTTGGTCATCCAGCCCCTGTTGGAGAACGCCATCTGGCACGGCATCTCACCCAAGCAGGGCATGGGGCGTATCCAAGTGAAAGTGACTCGGCACGATCAGTACCTGCGCTTTGCTGTGCAAGACAATGGCGTGGGCCGTGAGCATGGGTGTCAGAATGACACCGTTAGGCATGGGCGAACCTCCCTCGGCACTACTATCACGCGCGAGCGGCTGACCCTGATCGGCCAACGCCATGGCATGGATGCCGACCTGGTCGTCATGGACCTCGAGCAAGGGACCCGGGTGGAGGTGCGTTTGCCTTACGCCCAGACGGACGGTTAG
- a CDS encoding response regulator transcription factor encodes MKPSLTAVIVEDEARALAHLEGLLRRQHPEVDLLGNAVDVEAAIALVRRAQPQVLFLDIELKDRTSFDILKALGDARPHVIFTTAHDGYMLQAIRFSCLDYLLKPIDPAELREAVAKAQEAVRSAERPAQMDMLLKNIDRAGSDRVIAVPVADGLEFVHVNEILACESDSNYTTLHLRDGKRMVISRSMKQFEDLLQGTAFMRVHNSWLVSLKHIRKYLRGDGGEVVLSSNLHVPVARRKKQELMDSLEMV; translated from the coding sequence ATGAAGCCCAGCCTCACCGCCGTTATCGTAGAGGATGAAGCACGCGCCCTCGCCCACCTGGAGGGCCTGTTGCGCAGGCAGCATCCCGAGGTGGATCTGCTGGGCAACGCCGTTGATGTGGAAGCCGCCATCGCGCTCGTGCGCCGGGCACAGCCACAGGTGCTCTTCCTCGACATCGAACTGAAGGACCGCACCTCTTTCGATATCTTGAAGGCCTTGGGTGATGCCCGTCCCCATGTCATCTTCACCACGGCCCACGATGGCTACATGCTACAGGCCATCCGTTTCAGCTGCCTGGACTACCTGCTGAAGCCCATCGACCCGGCCGAACTACGCGAAGCGGTGGCCAAAGCCCAGGAGGCCGTGCGCAGCGCGGAGCGCCCCGCGCAGATGGACATGCTATTGAAGAACATCGATCGCGCCGGAAGTGATCGCGTGATCGCCGTGCCGGTGGCGGATGGATTGGAATTCGTGCACGTGAACGAGATCCTCGCCTGCGAATCGGACTCCAACTACACCACGCTACATCTGCGCGATGGCAAACGCATGGTGATCTCGCGCAGTATGAAACAGTTCGAGGATCTCCTCCAGGGCACGGCCTTCATGCGGGTACACAATTCCTGGCTGGTGAGCCTAAAGCACATCCGCAAGTACCTCCGCGGCGATGGCGGCGAGGTGGTGCTTTCCAGCAACCTGCACGTGCCGGTGGCCAGAAGGAAGAAACAGGAGCTGATGGACTCGTTGGAGATGGTTTGA
- a CDS encoding IS5 family transposase translates to MVVTDAAGLPIAVRTFGASTHEVKLVTQTLAARFMEELPQVLIGDKAYDSDQLDRKLKRRKVRMIAPNRAGRSKSQDGRELRRYKRRWKVERCFAWLNNFRRTVVRYEYHSINFLGFVQLACAMILMRKLF, encoded by the coding sequence ATGGTCGTCACAGACGCTGCTGGTCTTCCTATCGCCGTACGGACCTTCGGAGCCAGCACCCACGAAGTGAAGCTCGTGACCCAAACGCTGGCCGCGCGTTTCATGGAAGAATTGCCCCAAGTGCTCATCGGCGACAAGGCCTACGATAGCGATCAGCTCGATCGCAAGCTCAAGCGCAGGAAGGTCCGCATGATCGCACCGAACCGCGCAGGGCGTTCAAAATCCCAAGATGGAAGGGAGCTTCGCAGATACAAGCGGAGATGGAAGGTGGAGCGATGCTTCGCCTGGCTCAACAACTTCAGGCGTACTGTGGTCCGCTACGAGTATCACAGCATCAACTTCCTGGGCTTCGTCCAGCTCGCTTGTGCCATGATCCTCATGCGCAAACTATTTTGA
- a CDS encoding transposase has protein sequence MDCTDAQWEAVKDLLSPIQERTETRGRKPLDAREVFNGVLWICRTGARWQDLPPRYPPYQSCHRYFQRWCQQGVWDKVLWALAQDLKRRGKIDITECFIDGTFSSAKKGGSISARLSEVKAPRSWSSQTLLVFLSPYGPSEPAPTK, from the coding sequence ATGGACTGCACGGACGCCCAGTGGGAAGCGGTCAAGGACCTGCTCTCACCTATTCAAGAGAGGACCGAGACGCGTGGCAGGAAGCCACTGGATGCTCGGGAGGTGTTCAATGGGGTATTATGGATCTGCCGGACAGGAGCCAGATGGCAGGATCTTCCACCGCGCTACCCTCCTTACCAGTCGTGCCATCGGTACTTCCAGCGCTGGTGTCAGCAGGGCGTATGGGACAAGGTGCTGTGGGCCTTGGCGCAGGACCTCAAACGAAGAGGGAAGATCGACATCACAGAATGCTTCATCGATGGCACCTTCTCCAGTGCCAAAAAAGGGGGCTCCATATCGGCCCGACTAAGCGAGGTAAAGGCACCAAGATCATGGTCGTCACAGACGCTGCTGGTCTTCCTATCGCCGTACGGACCTTCGGAGCCAGCACCCACGAAGTGA
- a CDS encoding T9SS type A sorting domain-containing protein, with the protein MTALLTMLTSLCAFTQAGGVLDPSFGTNGIVTTSIGPVSDWASDVALQDDGKIVAVGFAGITSNPFSNDFGTARYTSSGQLDPTFGSGGTVMTHISGDDQARAVGIQPDGKIVLVGTSSTNSNGNITIVRYNVNGTLDNTFGSNGVVVRNTAVNDAGFTLAIQPDGKLLVGGSATVGGTLRMIVARYNPNGLYDNSFGTGGEVILNFGHTAAGVFDMEILLDGRILLGGYSGNTNARDFAVVRLNADGSLDGSFGTGGSQITSLSPGNDFGRGLAIQDDGKILLCGDTRIGNDVAAALLRYSVNGILDITFGTNGFVTLNQGPGDDIAQRVVVDSDGRILLVGQVADGAAVQHALVRHLSTGALDISFGSNGIASLPNSSGSALVQQADGRIVTVGRMVNGGLNEFLVTRYFGPPTHLDNPIVGASIRPRIYPNPSAGSFTIENQTSRPLGAELMVLDALGRVVVQPYTVIGTDRFVLDLEGEASGVYFLRLTTPEGVFTRELVIQR; encoded by the coding sequence ATGACAGCACTTTTGACCATGCTCACTTCACTGTGCGCGTTCACTCAAGCCGGTGGGGTGCTCGACCCATCCTTTGGAACCAATGGAATAGTAACGACGAGTATTGGCCCCGTCAGTGATTGGGCTTCGGACGTTGCTCTGCAAGATGATGGGAAGATTGTTGCCGTTGGCTTCGCCGGAATTACGTCGAACCCCTTCTCGAATGATTTTGGCACTGCTCGATACACTTCTAGCGGACAACTTGACCCTACTTTCGGGAGTGGAGGAACGGTAATGACCCATATCAGCGGAGACGACCAGGCGCGTGCAGTCGGCATCCAACCAGATGGCAAGATTGTCCTCGTGGGAACATCGTCGACGAATAGCAATGGAAACATCACGATAGTGCGATACAATGTGAATGGGACACTGGACAATACATTTGGTTCCAATGGAGTAGTTGTACGTAATACCGCGGTGAATGATGCAGGATTTACGCTAGCCATTCAACCTGATGGTAAACTACTGGTTGGTGGAAGCGCAACTGTAGGTGGTACATTGCGAATGATAGTTGCCAGATACAACCCCAATGGATTATACGACAATTCTTTTGGAACAGGAGGAGAGGTGATATTGAACTTTGGCCATACGGCGGCTGGTGTGTTTGATATGGAAATACTCTTGGATGGAAGAATACTTCTCGGAGGCTACTCCGGCAATACCAATGCACGCGATTTTGCGGTAGTACGGCTTAATGCTGATGGCAGTTTGGACGGGAGCTTTGGTACTGGAGGCAGTCAGATTACTTCGCTATCACCAGGCAATGATTTTGGCCGAGGTCTTGCAATTCAGGATGATGGAAAAATCCTGCTCTGCGGGGATACTAGAATAGGGAACGATGTGGCTGCCGCTTTGCTGCGCTATAGTGTCAATGGGATTCTGGATATCACCTTCGGCACCAATGGATTTGTCACCCTAAACCAAGGTCCCGGTGATGATATCGCTCAACGCGTCGTCGTTGATAGTGATGGCCGTATTCTCCTCGTTGGACAAGTGGCAGATGGAGCCGCAGTACAACACGCCCTTGTCCGTCACCTCAGCACTGGTGCCTTGGACATTTCGTTCGGAAGTAATGGCATCGCTTCTCTTCCTAACTCATCTGGATCAGCCTTGGTTCAACAGGCGGATGGTCGCATTGTAACGGTAGGCAGGATGGTCAACGGAGGCCTCAATGAGTTTTTGGTTACGAGGTACTTCGGGCCACCCACTCATCTAGACAATCCTATTGTCGGAGCTTCAATCAGGCCACGCATCTATCCCAACCCTTCCGCAGGGAGCTTCACGATCGAGAATCAGACATCCCGACCATTGGGAGCTGAGTTGATGGTCTTGGACGCCTTAGGTCGTGTGGTGGTGCAACCGTACACCGTGATCGGCACCGATCGCTTCGTTCTGGATCTCGAAGGAGAAGCCAGTGGTGTGTACTTCCTCCGCTTGACCACACCGGAAGGGGTATTCACGCGGGAGTTGGTGATACAGCGGTAA